The Solanum pennellii chromosome 4, SPENNV200 genomic interval TGTTATTATTGACGTTACAAGTATTAAGAAATAGAATATTATTACCTACCATTTTGTTGTGTTCATTCCTCattagtatatataaatatatattaacctTGTTGATACAGCCAAGAGGAAAATTTAAGACAAACTAACAATGTTTATACCCAATAACTTGTCCTAGTGCGCGCGCTTGCAAGTTAGTAAACCAACTTGTAAACTCACTCGATACTATAGTTATGCTCTTGTATCGAGGCAAACATGGGAAGGATGCCTTGTTGATGTCGAAAAACATTTAGTGGGTCAATCATTGTCTTAGCCTTAACCAACCTATCGTAGTTAttcaagaaatatttttgaCCCCAGGCGCGAGCTCTCTCCATTGCATGGCCAGCATTAGTATTTATCAATAAGTTGTCCATCACTCCAAGGTCCAAATCTATGTAGTTGACATAAGCTGCCCTAGGCGCGCTTGAAACAAAGGGCGTCATTGTATTGTAAAACTCTCTTATCCACTCTATGTACGCGTTGCTCTTGGTGATACTATTGTCCTTTTTTCCCCACTCTACTAGATATTGAATCCCGTAAAGGTTACCTTTTCTATGAGGGAAAGCAATAGCGTCCTCACTAATTCTCTCCATGGCTCCGCCATAAGGGTCCAATATGATGTGTCCCTTGGGCTCTTTCTCAAGTACATCAAGAGTTGCCATTATTCCATCCATTGAAATTGGGGTCTTAACATAGTCCGACTTGGCTTTGAAGTATGTTTTTTTCTCAAAGTAGCGTTGTTTTAAAAGGGAGACGTTGGAAGTGTTATCTAATTCAGAAAAGAAAAGTATGGACTCGATCCAACTCATTTCTTTGAAGTCATGTTTTTGAATGCCCAATTCAGGAAAGGCCTTTTTCAAGATGGAAATGGCTTTAGTTCTTGGACCTAGGTAAAATCCATTGAATTGCGCTTTCATTTCATGAATCTCTCTTCTAGCATTAGCTCTAATGGAGACGGATAGGTAAAATTCATCGTCTAGTTTTGGTGCAACTAGTTGCCATTTGTGAACAAGTTGAGCCACGTAACGTTTTGATCCAGGCCTAGAGATTATGAAACTAGCGACAACCCTAGGTACTTCAAGCAATTGAATTTTCCAAGCATATACAACTCCCCATactccaccaccaccacctcTTATCGCCCAAAATACGTCTTCTCCCATGGATTCGCGGTCTACTATCCTTCCTTCTGCATCCACTAGAAGCGCGTCCACCACATTATCAGCAGCCACTCCGTACTTCCTTGACAAAAAACCAAAACCACCTCCGGAAATGTGTCCGCCAACCCCCACAGTAGGGCACGAACCAGCTGCAAATCCGCGAACATTGCTTGCTCGAGAGATTGCAGAGTAAGTCTGACCAAGCGTAGCGCCACCCTGCACCCAAGCTGTTCCTGACTCTAAATCCAACGAAACGTTATCTAATATCATCAAATCAATGATCACAAACAACGAACCACCCTCCAAGGAAACCGATGAAGTCCCTTCATAACTATGTCCTCCACACCTTACTCTTATCTCATACGAACCTCGTATGCAACACAGAACACTGCTTACTAGCTGCTCCTTACTCTCAGGTACAATAATAACTATTGGTTTAGGCATTTTGGACTCCGCGAAACGGAGATTCTGAATAGAAAAATCAAGCAAGTTAGAGTAATGACTATCATCATCCCCTGTTTTGTAAACAGAGAAGTTACTTACATTGTAACTCATCAAACATGTAACGAGGTTTACGCTATTCGTAGCGAAGGAAGGTAgaataagagaaataaatatgATTACGATGATCATAATTCGTTTCATGGCGAAGTTTTGATTAGTTTACTTCTCCATTGATATACAGAGAAGTTGTTGTTTTATACAAGGAAGACAGCAGATTAAAGACAAAAAAGATGAAACAGAATGAGAGGTGCCGGCCTATTATAAATTGTTTTAACGAACACTTATTATATTTGTGTACATGAAAATTATAACATGACAATACAATAAAAACATCAATTCTCCAGAGTAATTTAGTAAAATTGCCGGCCAACAGCAACACATATATATACCACAGACAAAACTATTAGTTTCGTCtttgaattataaataattttaaaaatatctttttacttGACTAACTAAATTTAGATACACATCGGATCTGTCACATGACATAGCGAGTGATCTCAAATTCTTATAAGAACATGAGGTTTTTAGTAAAAAGTTGAGCGAAATAttaaaaatacccctaaacTCATGTGGCAAGATCAGGCTGCATTTAAGTTCAGTTAgtcaaatgaatatttttaagacTATCAAAAGTTTGTTAATGAAACTTATAATTCGCATCCAATTTAAGGATATTTTCAGTATTTTTCTAATagctttttattttattttacgtgCCTTTTGaccttatttatatatatataaaaaagataatacATAGCAATAAATTAATGCGTGATCATTATTCGTAGTATCAACTCTTTATCTCCCTGGCTCTACTTTTAATGTAAACCTTTGGTTTTACAGTTGCCAGGTTCATTCATGTatgtactatatatatattttccctAATTGTCACTCTCTTAACACATTATTATTTGGTGGAGAAAACAATAGCTGATAATTAACAAAATGGTAGGTAACctgacttctattttatttttcattgcaAACTATGTTGTAGTTGTGTGttgttttttcttgtttttcatcTCATAACATAATACATGAATATGACATAACTTGGTCTCGATCAACGTATATGTCCTCCAACTTTGAATGTTCATATAAGTAGTCATCTACACCCTCTAATTTTACATAGCATAATACAAGTAGAATACCAACTACGATGTTGCATAGGGAGTGAATTGCCACGTAGGATGCCAAGTAGGATACGtctttacttatttaattttgtacaaatttaagtgtctacaTTTGAGACAAGGACAATTTCCCCCTACCTTTAGGAAAAAATGTTGTTTTAGCCCttttattccaaaaaaaaaaaactcttttaaaTTATAGTAAAATGTTAATATGTATGAAGTTGAACACCTGATGTCCCCTATTTTATGTAAACCTTAATGGCAAAATGCAAATCCGATATGATTTGTTAAGGCAAAGTAGATAAAATTGATCAATTCCTGATAATAAAAGGCAGTCTGATACATAAAGTATCTCACATTCATACAGAATTAAAGTAGATAGTTTAGCATGACCATTGACCAACATCAATAATTGATTGCACGATTCGAATCTGTAATACTCAAGTCACACATAAACAACTTTATTGTTGTTATATGATATTGACATAGACAAACTTAGTCATTTTCCCTATATTTTATGTAAGAGCTAATTAGTTTGATTAACTATGTTTAATTATGTAGGAATATCATCAACCAAGTTATGATCAAGCAAACTTAATGTTGATTGAACCATGGGGAGGCACAAATGGTTCAGAATGGAATTACAAACTCACAAATCCCATCAAAGAGATAATCATAGctcatgatgatgatgttataaacTCCATTATTTTCAGAACAATTGGTCAAGAAGGTACAATTGATTCACCAAAATTTGGTGGCAATGGGGGATATAAAAAAACTAAGgtatgtcaattttttttgactAATAAACATATAGTCACGATTTATTTGAAATAGTTCGGAGAATATGATAGTCAAAACTCAAAAAACGTACTATAATGGCATAGGTTCTTCGACTTTTTGAAAACTATActgaaaagtactataagtcaAAATTGCCTCGTTTGTCAGGTTACTATTGAAAATGCCCCTGAAGAATATTTGACAGGTATCAGAGGCAAACTAGGGTACTATGCTGGCCATTTGGTTGTAAAATCTCTCTGTTTTTCGACTAATTTGAAGTGTTATGGACCGGTAGGTGGGAACGAGGTAGGAGGTACCTCGTTCTCACTCATGTTAAAAGAAAATGGCGCGATTCTTGGATTCCATGGACGTTCTGGAGCGTTTCTTTATGCTATTGGTATTTATTTGAAGAATGTCACACCACCTGAACcaataaaactattaaaacaACCTAAAGTTGAAGAAAATCCTGACGAGTTCCACAATGTAAGTACATGTGTTATAGTGGATAAAGTTCAGTTACTTTTACATATTTTTGATAATAACATCATTATATGTACagaaaatggacgtgatgaagAGTATTCAACCGCGATGCCCCGGACCTTGGGGAGGATATAGTGGAAAAGGTTGGGATGATGGTGTATTTTGTACTATCAAACAAGTACATATTTATATGAACACAATAATTTCAGCTATATCTGGAATACAAATCGAGTATGAAAAGAAAGACAAAATGTCAGTTTGGTCACAACTTCATGGTGGTTTTGGTATTGGAGCTGGAAATCATGATAATGTTGTTAAAAAGGTACGAGTATTTTTCGAATTTGAAATCGagatgtaattattttttttgtttaattctttttttatgtgTGTGATATTGATATGCAGATAAACATTAATGATGAAAACGAATTCTTGATTGGAATCGAAGGATATTATAGTCTAGTGAAGGAAAATGGAGGCCAAGATACATTAAGACAAATtgcattttatacaaataaaggaaaatatggACCTTATGGAAGTGAAATTGgaacttattttagttcttcaACAGCTAGAGGAAAAATTGTTGGTTTTCATGGGAAAAGTGGTGTTTTCTTAAATGCTATTGGTGTTCACATGGAATATTTCTAAAAGGGTTATAAGATGTATTTATTctcttaaaaattttcattagaTATTCGGTATTTATATTCATGAGATTTGAATTTGTCGTGAGTATACTCCTTCATCTGATATGCGATATTTATATTCATGAGATTTGGATTCATCACGAGTATACTCCTATTTCACATTAGTTGTTcggaataaaaatattataatagaaaaaaatacattagTTGTTCggaataaaaatgttataatagaaaaaaatacattagTTGTTCggaataaaaatgttataatgaaaaaaaatggagatgCGCGGGATCGAACCCCGTGCCACTCGCATGCAAAGCGAGCGCTCTACCATTTGAGCTACATCCCCAATATGTTTGTAATattgtcttttttatttataaattataatttcagcAATGTCAAATATTGTTGTGTGGAGTTTATGTTAGCTATTTTAGTTGtctagatatatatatatatatatatataatgaatgaattaagaTAAATTAAATTGGAGGACACTTTTATGCAAGTACAAGTTTGAAAAAATTACTAGAATATCATTGCTTAAAAGTGTGGCAAACATGAGTATATAATAtcatgataaaaagaataaaatggaacTAATATCATAGCTTGaacatcttcttttttttaggaAATTATAGTTTCAATCTAACTtattaacaatatatataacttcAGGATCACCTGATAAACATAtaatacattataatttttattccttttattttttttcaacattattGAAGATCTTACGAACGATGAGAAATTAGAAATATTCCATATGAACACCAATAGCATTCAAGAAAAGACCACTTTTTCCATGAAACCCAACAATTTTCCCTCTAGCTGCTGAGGAGCTAAAATAAGTTCCAATTTCAATTCCATAAGGTCCATATTTTCCTTTATTCgtataaaatgtaatttgtCTTATTGTGTCTTGGCCCCCATTATCGTTCAGTGGACTATAATATCCTTCGATTCCAATAAAGAATTCATCGGTACCATCAACGTTTATCTGCATATCAAATTCATCgaacaaaatcaaaaatatttctcCTCAATTATATTTCGATTTCAAATTGATTATATGAGTCCTTTAGTCTAGAATCTAATGAATACAAAAGAATTGAACAAAAATTTGTGTGAGGTaaaggataaatatatatatatatatacctttgTAGTTTTTTTAGCCCCATGTTCATGACCATGAAGTTGTGACCAAAATGATGatttatctaatttattttcatacTCAATCTGAATTGCTGATATAACTGAGCTATGTAAAGCCTCATGAACTTGCACTTGTTTTATAGTACAAAATACTCCATCATCCCAACCTTTTCCACTACATCCACCCCAAGGTCCAGCACTTCTTGGCACAATAGTCTTCATCACATCCATTTTCTGTGTATGCAAAATGTGAAGTTAAAATTACTTGTTCGTTACGAACAGTGTAAAAATTTTATACTCGATATttacatcaatttatttaatttaccaTGGTAAAACGATTGAATAACGTGTGgaagtatatacatatatgtatatatgttaagtACTGAAAGAGGATTTATGTGCAAATACATATCATGCATATATTGGATTATGTGTCATTTTATTAGGGAGTATAGGAAAAACTAATCTCATGTATTGACATGTGTCTAGCTAGGATTAGTATTGTATTCACCGTTCAtatcaaatctaaaattttatgcACAAACTAAATCATGTTTCTTAAAGAGAAACAATTCTTGAAGGTTCAACAGATCGAGTTTGCAGTTTTTAGTAAGATCAGTTCAAGATTAGCTATAGCAACAAATATATCTAATCTGacaaataaatcaatattaatgACAGATTTAATTCCACATTTACAAAACTCTCATAAGGAGAGCGAAGAATAATTTACGTACGTCatgaatttcaatttcttcaacTATTGGTTCATTTGGCTCaagttttttctctcttttttttggaACAGTTAGTTTGTTCACATAAATACCAATAGCATCGAGGTACGAGTCAGCTAGCCCATGTAATCCAACAATAGCTCCACCTTCTTTTATCACAAATGAAAATGGAGTTCCATCCTCTTTACCAAATGGTCCATAAATATTCTTTGCATTTGTTACAAAACTTAGAGATTTTACAACCAAATTGCCTTTGTAATTTCCATATCTACCCTTGATCCCTACCAAAAATTCCAAGGAAGTCTCCTTAATAACAACCTGTCattaatggaaataaaatagTACCAGAgtcataaattttaattcaaacatcataaactatatcaaaatcatgcatagaatttgaaatttgtagccaaaagaaaattaatcaaCACAATTGTTGTTGTTCACCCATAGGGTTAAACTAAAAAATAGTGAGCGGATGTATCATATGT includes:
- the LOC107017060 gene encoding reticuline oxidase-like; this translates as MIIVIIFISLILPSFATNSVNLVTCLMSYNVSNFSVYKTGDDDSHYSNLLDFSIQNLRFAESKMPKPIVIIVPESKEQLVSSVLCCIRGSYEIRVRCGGHSYEGTSSVSLEGGSLFVIIDLMILDNVSLDLESGTAWVQGGATLGQTYSAISRASNVRGFAAGSCPTVGVGGHISGGGFGFLSRKYGVAADNVVDALLVDAEGRIVDRESMGEDVFWAIRGGGGGVWGVVYAWKIQLLEVPRVVASFIISRPGSKRYVAQLVHKWQLVAPKLDDEFYLSVSIRANARREIHEMKAQFNGFYLGPRTKAISILKKAFPELGIQKHDFKEMSWIESILFFSELDNTSNVSLLKQRYFEKKTYFKAKSDYVKTPISMDGIMATLDVLEKEPKGHIILDPYGGAMERISEDAIAFPHRKGNLYGIQYLVEWGKKDNSITKSNAYIEWIREFYNTMTPFVSSAPRAAYVNYIDLDLGVMDNLLINTNAGHAMERARAWGQKYFLNNYDRLVKAKTMIDPLNVFRHQQGILPMFASIQEHNYSIE
- the LOC107017061 gene encoding agglutinin-like, which codes for MSCQEYHQPSYDQANLMLIEPWGGTNGSEWNYKLTNPIKEIIIAHDDDVINSIIFRTIGQEGTIDSPKFGGNGGYKKTKVTIENAPEEYLTGIRGKLGYYAGHLVVKSLCFSTNLKCYGPVGGNEVGGTSFSLMLKENGAILGFHGRSGAFLYAIGIYLKNVTPPEPIKLLKQPKVEENPDEFHNKMDVMKSIQPRCPGPWGGYSGKGWDDGVFCTIKQVHIYMNTIISAISGIQIEYEKKDKMSVWSQLHGGFGIGAGNHDNVVKKVRININDENEFLIGIEGYYSLVKENGGQDTLRQIAFYTNKGKYGPYGSEIGTYFSSSTARGKIVGFHGKSGVFLNAIGVHMEYF
- the LOC107016210 gene encoding agglutinin-like, with the protein product MGNLVSYDEVDQIMVEAWGGIGGLEWNYKFKSPIKEILINHGDVIDSIMFITMNEQGDRIESPRFGGNGGRRDKVVIKETSLEFLVGIKGRYGNYKGNLVVKSLSFVTNAKNIYGPFGKEDGTPFSFVIKEGGAIVGLHGLADSYLDAIGIYVNKLTVPKKREKKLEPNEPIVEEIEIHDKMDVMKTIVPRSAGPWGGCSGKGWDDGVFCTIKQVQVHEALHSSVISAIQIEYENKLDKSSFWSQLHGHEHGAKKTTKINVDGTDEFFIGIEGYYSPLNDNGGQDTIRQITFYTNKGKYGPYGIEIGTYFSSSAARGKIVGFHGKSGLFLNAIGVHMEYF